In one Halorubrum sp. CBA1229 genomic region, the following are encoded:
- a CDS encoding 5'-nucleotidase C-terminal domain-containing protein, translating into MSDSELRRRTVLSYLGATGVSVALAGCNQGDDGGNTTDSPDETENETADETPTEPATESLTLLHDTHVGGRLGTADANDNENIESYFGLMDDLAEPDRTLRLGAGDDLGSSALSSEFEGQHVIDPFEAGDLTHDTFGNHDFDFGPDVLRTRVSETEDFLWVSANVDEPSGEMFAGAEGAERYDIVELAGVSIGVTGVLTPRAREVTSLGDATVEDPTDALNEVVPEMRDDGAEVVVVMSHVSNDLARNEIAPNVDGIDVIVGDDAAEQFDEAVEINDTVLSFVGDEYDYLGEVTLEVGDDGIRSHDRSVYDVSEEEIEPNEAVEAVADFYRRQVDSEVIGETTVPLNCVSEDLRTGETNSGNLVADAVRDAVGSDVVIQNGGGIRTNTLYPPGDITDLLVRQILPFGNTTTELEVSGQTLHDALENGVSEVESLEGRFPQVSGMEFAWDPEAEPGDRVDPADVTVGGDPLELEATYTVGTNNFMADGGDGYDMLSGATRTDAGGTGLAQLVIDRIRERTPISPETEGRITRL; encoded by the coding sequence ATGTCGGATAGCGAACTGCGACGGCGGACAGTGCTCTCGTATCTCGGCGCCACCGGTGTCAGCGTCGCGCTCGCCGGCTGTAACCAAGGCGATGACGGGGGCAACACCACAGATTCCCCGGATGAGACGGAGAACGAAACGGCTGACGAGACGCCGACGGAACCGGCCACGGAGTCGCTGACGCTGCTTCACGACACCCACGTCGGCGGGCGGCTCGGGACCGCCGACGCCAACGATAACGAGAACATCGAGAGCTACTTCGGGCTGATGGACGACCTCGCCGAACCGGACCGCACGCTGCGGTTGGGTGCCGGCGACGACCTGGGCTCGTCGGCCCTGTCGTCGGAGTTCGAGGGGCAACACGTCATCGACCCGTTCGAGGCCGGCGACCTCACCCACGACACGTTCGGCAACCACGACTTCGACTTCGGCCCGGACGTGCTCCGGACCCGGGTCTCCGAGACCGAGGACTTCCTGTGGGTCAGCGCCAACGTCGACGAGCCATCCGGTGAGATGTTCGCCGGCGCGGAGGGGGCCGAGCGCTACGACATCGTCGAGCTGGCCGGCGTGTCGATCGGGGTCACGGGCGTCCTGACGCCGCGGGCGAGAGAGGTGACGAGCCTTGGCGACGCGACGGTCGAAGACCCGACTGATGCGCTCAACGAGGTGGTTCCGGAGATGCGCGACGACGGCGCCGAGGTGGTCGTCGTGATGTCTCACGTCTCCAACGACCTGGCGCGCAACGAGATCGCTCCCAACGTCGACGGGATCGACGTCATCGTCGGCGACGACGCCGCCGAGCAGTTCGACGAGGCGGTCGAGATCAACGACACCGTCCTCTCGTTCGTCGGCGACGAGTACGACTACCTGGGCGAGGTCACGCTCGAGGTCGGCGACGACGGGATCCGGTCGCACGACCGGTCGGTGTACGACGTGAGCGAGGAGGAGATCGAGCCGAACGAGGCGGTCGAGGCGGTCGCGGACTTCTACCGGCGCCAGGTCGACAGCGAGGTGATCGGCGAGACCACGGTCCCGCTGAACTGCGTGAGCGAGGACCTCCGCACGGGGGAGACCAACTCGGGCAACTTGGTGGCCGACGCGGTCAGGGACGCCGTCGGCTCCGACGTCGTCATTCAGAACGGCGGCGGGATCCGGACGAACACGCTGTACCCGCCGGGTGACATCACCGATCTGCTCGTCCGCCAGATCCTGCCGTTCGGCAACACGACCACCGAACTGGAGGTGAGCGGCCAGACGCTCCACGACGCCCTGGAGAACGGCGTCAGCGAAGTCGAGAGCCTCGAGGGGCGGTTCCCGCAGGTCAGCGGCATGGAGTTCGCGTGGGACCCGGAGGCCGAGCCGGGCGACCGGGTCGATCCGGCAGACGTCACCGTCGGCGGCGACCCGCTGGAGTTGGAGGCGACCTACACCGTCGGGACGAATAACTTCATGGCCGATGGCGGCGACGGGTACGACATGCTGTCGGGCGCCACGCGGACCGACGCCGGCGGAACAGGCCTCGCTCAGCTGGTGATCGACCGGATTCGGGAACGGACGCCTATCTCTCCGGAAACGGAAGGACGGATCACCCGACTCTGA